From the genome of Colwellia psychrerythraea 34H, one region includes:
- a CDS encoding M24 family metallopeptidase produces MKNEFIAPSRGFERSEFEQRTGKLQQQMAVQGIDAVFFSTEHEFRYFSGFASQFWQSPTRPWFLVIPAKGQPIAVVPGIGAAGFDDTWIDDVRTWPSPRPEDDGVSLLADTLAEVSKQTRCIGAMLGPETHLRMPIANYQTLQASLNQHDMVDVSEIVRKLRSIKSVAEVDKIRFVCDVTAAGFDFLLENLHAGMTERQACKAMHLEMLRLGADACPYLISASGQGGYDNIIMGPTDRRLDQGDLLIIDTGANFDGYFSDFDRNFAFGDVDRATHDAYEAVYASTEAGLDIAAPGRSTGDVWKAMWSVLEAAGSLGNDVGRMGHGLGMQLTEWPSNVQGGDVILQPGMVLTLEPGMTFAPGKVMVHEENILITEKGCEMLHKRAWEKLPIITR; encoded by the coding sequence ATGAAAAATGAATTTATCGCCCCATCAAGAGGGTTCGAACGTAGTGAGTTTGAACAACGTACTGGCAAGTTGCAGCAACAAATGGCTGTGCAGGGTATCGATGCCGTATTTTTTTCTACGGAGCATGAATTTCGCTATTTCAGTGGTTTTGCTTCACAGTTTTGGCAAAGCCCAACACGACCTTGGTTTTTAGTCATTCCTGCAAAAGGGCAACCTATTGCTGTAGTTCCAGGGATAGGCGCCGCCGGTTTTGATGATACTTGGATTGATGATGTTCGAACCTGGCCATCGCCACGCCCTGAAGATGACGGTGTTAGCTTACTCGCTGATACCTTAGCTGAAGTATCTAAGCAAACAAGATGCATAGGTGCGATGCTTGGCCCTGAAACACATTTACGTATGCCGATTGCCAATTATCAAACATTGCAGGCGAGCTTAAATCAACACGATATGGTCGATGTTAGCGAGATTGTCCGTAAACTACGCAGCATAAAGTCCGTTGCGGAAGTCGATAAAATTCGTTTTGTTTGTGATGTTACGGCAGCGGGTTTTGACTTTTTGCTTGAGAACTTACATGCGGGTATGACTGAACGTCAAGCTTGTAAAGCGATGCATTTAGAGATGTTACGTTTAGGTGCGGATGCTTGTCCTTACTTGATTTCGGCCTCGGGACAAGGCGGATACGACAATATTATTATGGGGCCAACTGACCGACGACTCGATCAAGGTGATTTATTGATCATCGATACCGGCGCCAATTTTGATGGTTACTTTAGTGATTTTGACCGTAATTTTGCTTTTGGTGACGTTGATAGAGCCACCCATGATGCTTATGAAGCAGTATATGCTTCGACTGAAGCCGGTCTTGATATTGCTGCACCAGGGCGCTCAACTGGTGATGTTTGGAAAGCTATGTGGTCGGTACTAGAAGCCGCTGGCTCACTGGGTAACGATGTTGGCCGAATGGGACATGGCCTTGGCATGCAGTTAACAGAATGGCCGTCTAATGTGCAAGGTGGTGATGTTATTTTACAACCTGGAATGGTATTAACATTAGAGCCTGGCATGACATTTGCGCCGGGCAAAGTGATGGTTCACGAAGAGAATATACTGATCACCGAAAAAGGTTGTGAAATGTTACATAAACGCGCATGGGAAAAACTCCCTATTATTACGCGTTAA
- a CDS encoding diaminopropionate ammonia-lyase: MLKQNSRLTHFANPAAHRENQYSDAQRDVLSVEKSVDVIANIKTWPAYSTTPLHSLSDMATDAGLAAIWYKDESERFGLKSFKALGGAYAVACQLQNLLEQRLGKRPSIADLLEGRLKEDVAEIVVTCATDGNHGRSVAWGAQMFGCGCIIYIHRDVSEGRKVAMEAFDAEVIRITGNYDESVRQAGADAKAHGRIIVSDTSYEGYMEVPKDVALGYTVMLAETVEQLDGEIPTHVFVQGGVGGLASAVAGYFWDLWGDRRPRFVVVEPEQANCLQLSAKAGEPVVVKGDLDTLMAGLACGEVSLLAWQILSNGADDFMTLSEDAIADTMSLLAKGYKGDPAIEAGESAVPGLAAAINARAQDTFAKALNLDAQSKVLVIGTEGATDPELYQQLVG; the protein is encoded by the coding sequence ATGTTAAAACAAAATAGTAGGCTAACCCATTTTGCTAACCCTGCAGCACATAGGGAAAACCAATATTCGGACGCACAGCGAGACGTTTTAAGCGTCGAAAAATCTGTTGATGTGATTGCCAACATAAAAACATGGCCAGCTTATTCAACTACGCCATTACATTCATTATCTGATATGGCAACAGACGCTGGTTTGGCCGCTATTTGGTACAAAGATGAATCAGAACGATTTGGCCTCAAAAGTTTTAAGGCGCTTGGCGGTGCATATGCCGTTGCTTGCCAGCTGCAAAATTTATTAGAGCAACGTTTAGGCAAACGCCCAAGCATTGCAGATTTGTTAGAAGGACGTTTGAAAGAAGACGTTGCAGAAATCGTTGTTACCTGTGCAACTGATGGTAACCATGGACGATCAGTGGCGTGGGGAGCACAAATGTTTGGTTGCGGCTGCATTATTTATATTCATCGCGATGTCTCTGAAGGGAGAAAAGTCGCCATGGAAGCCTTTGACGCTGAAGTTATTCGTATTACCGGCAACTACGACGAGTCTGTTCGTCAGGCTGGTGCAGATGCTAAGGCTCATGGCCGGATCATCGTTTCCGATACCAGTTACGAAGGTTATATGGAAGTGCCGAAAGACGTTGCCTTAGGATATACCGTGATGCTGGCTGAAACGGTGGAACAGCTTGATGGTGAGATACCTACCCATGTTTTTGTCCAAGGTGGCGTCGGCGGACTGGCCTCAGCAGTAGCAGGCTATTTCTGGGATCTTTGGGGCGATCGCCGTCCAAGATTTGTCGTGGTAGAACCAGAGCAGGCTAACTGTTTGCAGCTTAGTGCTAAAGCCGGTGAACCTGTGGTGGTTAAGGGCGATCTCGATACCTTAATGGCAGGACTCGCTTGCGGTGAAGTATCTTTATTAGCTTGGCAAATATTATCAAACGGCGCCGATGATTTTATGACGCTGAGTGAGGACGCTATTGCCGACACGATGAGCTTATTAGCCAAAGGGTATAAAGGAGACCCTGCAATTGAAGCGGGAGAGTCTGCCGTACCAGGATTAGCCGCTGCTATCAATGCACGTGCGCAGGATACTTTTGCCAAAGCATTGAATTTAGATGCTCAAAGTAAAGTATTAGTTATTGGTACCGAGGGGGCAACAGATCCTGAACTTTATCAACAATTAGTGGGCTAA
- a CDS encoding DUF2024 family protein: MQIHVFDTHVMTDSGQYIHFDVLVNNENIKEVEQYAKQYLASLGVKIDNIKQSRCNFCHSELADLEVQDNIANQGHSIIRL; the protein is encoded by the coding sequence ATGCAAATACATGTTTTTGATACCCATGTAATGACGGATTCTGGTCAATATATCCATTTTGATGTTTTGGTGAATAATGAAAATATTAAGGAAGTAGAGCAATATGCCAAACAGTATCTCGCAAGTTTAGGCGTGAAAATAGATAATATTAAGCAAAGCCGTTGCAATTTTTGCCATAGTGAACTTGCTGACCTTGAGGTGCAAGATAATATCGCTAATCAGGGGCATAGTATTATTCGCTTATAA
- a CDS encoding MarR family winged helix-turn-helix transcriptional regulator: MNDELFNLIERLANLLRQETRLEGQSLGLQPIQQEALYYLSTCNRYSDTTLAVTEFLGLTKGTVSQSLKILESKSLIAKVKDKKDKRITHLKVTETGREFLMKTCPPQKFTDAIAGLSVDEEFETKTLLKKVLSNYQLATGRTAFGVCKHCKFNRKTSDGILCDLTKEALSSDDIMLICREYVV, encoded by the coding sequence ATGAATGATGAACTATTTAATTTAATCGAGCGTTTAGCCAATTTATTACGGCAAGAAACGCGACTTGAAGGGCAAAGCTTAGGGTTACAACCTATACAGCAAGAGGCTTTGTATTACCTATCGACTTGTAACCGTTACTCAGATACCACCTTAGCGGTCACTGAGTTTTTAGGGTTAACCAAAGGCACGGTATCACAATCGTTAAAAATTCTGGAAAGCAAAAGCTTAATTGCTAAAGTAAAAGACAAAAAAGATAAACGCATTACCCATTTAAAAGTAACTGAAACCGGTCGCGAGTTTTTAATGAAAACTTGCCCTCCACAAAAGTTTACTGATGCTATTGCCGGTTTGTCTGTTGATGAGGAGTTTGAAACCAAAACATTACTTAAAAAAGTATTAAGTAACTATCAACTCGCTACTGGTCGAACTGCCTTTGGGGTCTGCAAGCATTGTAAATTTAATCGCAAGACCAGTGACGGCATTTTATGTGATTTAACCAAAGAAGCTTTAAGCAGCGATGACATCATGCTTATCTGCAGAGAATATGTCGTTTAA
- a CDS encoding DUF417 family protein, with protein sequence MKTLHLNATLLLIGISTALLGLSILLLGSHKHITLTTDFYLISDILPAQVFNSIAAFAFISSAVLAFLSIKQPNFRSILGYLLIAISIVPLGSLLSDSMWIASMGGFPVIGSGQGVIKYFALLSIGMLLVKRTFSPLITAWISILPVLLVLLWIGGMKFTLLEAQGIEGLVKSSPFMGWLYNIFSIQTTSNIIGVYDLIAVVMLILAIYSPKLTVPAILMSGMVFVVTQTFLISFSGSLSSETLLSTTGHFLIKDLWFLACLFFYYSAVQKLPRKA encoded by the coding sequence ATGAAGACGCTACACCTTAACGCTACTTTACTCTTAATTGGTATTTCTACTGCACTGTTAGGGCTAAGTATATTACTGTTGGGTTCCCATAAGCATATAACCTTAACGACAGATTTTTATCTCATTTCCGATATATTACCCGCCCAAGTATTTAATTCGATTGCCGCTTTCGCTTTTATTTCGAGTGCGGTATTGGCGTTCTTATCTATAAAACAACCTAACTTTCGATCTATATTAGGATATTTACTGATCGCAATAAGCATAGTGCCTTTAGGTTCTTTGTTAAGTGATTCTATGTGGATAGCTTCTATGGGCGGATTTCCTGTTATTGGCTCTGGCCAAGGGGTTATTAAGTATTTCGCCTTATTATCAATAGGAATGTTGCTAGTAAAACGCACGTTTTCTCCTCTGATCACAGCCTGGATTAGCATCTTGCCGGTGTTACTCGTTTTACTGTGGATTGGTGGTATGAAGTTCACTTTACTCGAAGCACAAGGTATAGAAGGGTTAGTAAAAAGCTCTCCTTTTATGGGCTGGTTGTATAATATTTTCAGCATACAAACAACGTCAAATATCATTGGCGTGTATGATTTAATTGCAGTGGTTATGTTAATCTTAGCGATATATTCGCCGAAATTGACTGTGCCAGCAATTTTGATGTCTGGTATGGTTTTTGTGGTAACTCAGACCTTTTTAATAAGTTTTTCTGGTTCATTATCAAGTGAGACCTTATTATCAACGACGGGGCATTTTCTTATTAAAGATTTATGGTTTTTGGCGTGTTTATTTTTCTATTATTCAGCAGTACAAAAATTGCCACGAAAAGCATAA
- a CDS encoding Rho-binding antiterminator codes for MANNISCDAHDYFEIVCMRRSLIKVTSKDNKIYHGIATDIKLVEKQEYLQISDDIKTEQLLLSEVKTLEALGNTIAQHNFSITW; via the coding sequence ATGGCAAACAATATAAGTTGTGATGCTCATGACTATTTTGAAATTGTCTGTATGCGTCGAAGCCTAATCAAGGTGACGAGCAAAGACAATAAAATTTACCATGGCATAGCAACAGATATTAAACTTGTGGAAAAGCAAGAATATCTACAAATTAGTGATGATATTAAAACCGAGCAACTGCTGTTAAGTGAAGTGAAAACACTGGAGGCACTAGGAAATACTATTGCTCAACATAACTTTTCGATCACATGGTGA
- a CDS encoding helix-turn-helix domain-containing protein → MIHWLKVPNNPELAKYIACYWFLEKLPNAEGHNDYPKLNPDPASHLILALPQQNFRYKSDNGVTQMDGCHWLHPHGKTYELDHAKAVACIGIKFHVGALYSLPTFMDLQEQTPQAVVDTVEAISFENINFAQSNFDDHKLSDNNQLNEHDLVILARNSPDDCAEMLDKLCLPWLLKNHEDNHSELTRKVLPLLAKAAINSLGDTLFCSQRTLERSFLKVSGVTLKQCQSMNRLEAILEFLYQREQSDIDWVDIAYQFGFSDQPHLIRYLKKQLGLTPQDYALQRGFTIDVYGGVDSL, encoded by the coding sequence ATGATACATTGGTTGAAAGTCCCTAATAATCCAGAACTTGCTAAATATATAGCCTGTTATTGGTTTCTTGAAAAATTGCCTAATGCTGAAGGTCATAATGATTATCCGAAGCTTAACCCTGACCCAGCATCACATTTAATTTTGGCGCTGCCACAGCAAAACTTTCGATACAAGAGTGATAATGGTGTTACTCAAATGGATGGTTGTCACTGGTTACACCCTCATGGGAAAACCTATGAATTAGATCATGCTAAGGCTGTTGCCTGTATTGGCATTAAATTCCATGTCGGCGCACTATATTCATTACCCACTTTTATGGACTTGCAAGAACAGACACCGCAAGCAGTGGTCGATACTGTTGAAGCGATTTCTTTTGAGAACATTAATTTTGCACAGAGCAATTTTGATGACCATAAGTTAAGCGATAATAATCAACTAAATGAACATGATTTAGTTATTCTGGCACGAAATTCCCCTGATGACTGCGCTGAAATGCTGGACAAGCTATGCCTGCCTTGGCTTTTAAAAAACCACGAGGATAATCATAGTGAACTGACAAGGAAGGTACTACCACTGTTGGCTAAAGCTGCAATTAATTCATTAGGAGATACCCTCTTTTGTTCACAACGCACCTTAGAGCGTAGTTTTTTAAAAGTTTCAGGGGTAACGCTTAAGCAATGCCAATCAATGAATAGGCTAGAAGCTATTTTGGAATTTCTCTATCAACGTGAACAAAGTGATATTGACTGGGTAGATATTGCTTATCAGTTTGGTTTTAGTGATCAACCTCACCTAATTCGATATTTAAAAAAACAACTCGGATTAACGCCCCAAGACTATGCCCTACAACGGGGTTTTACCATTGATGTTTATGGTGGCGTTGATTCACTGTAG
- a CDS encoding MOSC domain-containing protein — MKNKHYLTNIYCGKVAERYGIETAIDKQPVNTSLYLSFDGLAGDECADKLHHGGLERALHQYPAEHYAYWQEKYNTDNTWQAAGMGENISSTGMTEQTVYLGDRYQWGEAIIEVSQPRSPCFKLNKRWGIDNLSVDMQDVSRSGWLYRVIQPGMVSVDEPLELIARIDNAMTITEVCETFFGDPLNNQKLLALKKQSTLSDSWMEKIVQRLANNEVENWNFRLLDHA; from the coding sequence ATGAAAAATAAACACTATCTAACGAATATTTATTGCGGAAAAGTGGCGGAGCGTTACGGTATTGAAACCGCGATAGACAAGCAGCCGGTAAACACTAGCCTGTATTTATCATTCGATGGATTAGCAGGTGATGAGTGTGCTGATAAACTTCATCATGGTGGGCTTGAGCGTGCGTTACATCAATATCCAGCTGAGCATTATGCCTATTGGCAAGAGAAATATAATACAGATAATACTTGGCAAGCCGCGGGCATGGGCGAAAATATTAGTTCAACAGGTATGACAGAACAGACTGTATATTTAGGCGACCGTTATCAATGGGGAGAAGCGATTATCGAAGTCAGTCAGCCTCGTTCTCCTTGTTTTAAGCTAAATAAACGTTGGGGCATCGATAACTTATCGGTCGATATGCAGGATGTTAGTCGCAGTGGCTGGTTATATCGCGTTATTCAGCCGGGCATGGTCAGTGTCGATGAACCGTTGGAATTAATCGCCCGAATTGATAATGCAATGACAATTACTGAGGTGTGTGAGACATTTTTTGGTGACCCACTCAATAATCAAAAGCTGTTGGCATTAAAAAAACAAAGCACCTTATCTGATAGTTGGATGGAAAAAATTGTGCAACGCTTAGCAAACAATGAAGTAGAAAACTGGAATTTTAGACTGTTAGACCATGCTTAA
- a CDS encoding DMT family transporter — protein MKSKQNQSKQMTGMLYSLLGVLLLTPDALILRWVTIEHSEVLLWRGIFFSLGFSFIVLVRHRSNAVRALINAGWPGIITGFFFAMNTYCYTQALQQTGAATAMMIISTAPVFAALIAWLWLGERISLPVGLTITMTLLGMAIIVSDGDDGNSLFGNMMAMGCAIFMAINFNWARRYASLDITPGLIFGGLFIIALGWFNTSVVAARPDEIGAMFLSAAIAMPIGFVLLQIAPRYISATEVSLFLLLESIIAPIWVWLGLGETPSNITLLGSVIVLVALLLYCYVVRLKAQTILTTKEA, from the coding sequence GTGAAAAGTAAACAAAATCAATCTAAGCAAATGACAGGGATGCTCTATAGCTTATTAGGTGTATTGTTATTGACGCCTGACGCGTTAATTTTGCGTTGGGTCACCATCGAACATAGTGAAGTATTATTGTGGCGTGGCATATTTTTTTCACTTGGTTTTTCTTTTATCGTATTGGTTCGTCATCGCAGCAACGCAGTGCGTGCACTCATTAATGCGGGATGGCCCGGCATTATCACTGGCTTTTTCTTCGCGATGAATACTTACTGTTATACGCAGGCATTGCAACAAACTGGCGCAGCAACAGCAATGATGATTATCAGTACCGCGCCCGTTTTTGCAGCATTGATCGCCTGGTTATGGTTAGGCGAACGAATTAGTTTACCTGTTGGACTTACGATTACAATGACTTTACTCGGTATGGCTATTATTGTCAGCGATGGTGATGACGGCAATAGTTTATTTGGTAACATGATGGCTATGGGGTGTGCCATTTTTATGGCAATAAACTTTAACTGGGCACGACGATACGCTTCACTGGATATTACACCGGGACTTATTTTTGGTGGTTTATTTATTATTGCACTTGGCTGGTTCAATACCAGTGTAGTGGCGGCGAGACCTGACGAAATAGGTGCTATGTTTCTTTCTGCGGCGATTGCTATGCCTATTGGGTTTGTTTTATTACAAATTGCGCCACGTTATATCAGTGCTACGGAAGTCAGTTTGTTTTTATTGTTAGAGTCGATTATTGCGCCAATATGGGTGTGGCTGGGGTTGGGTGAAACGCCAAGTAACATAACCTTATTAGGTAGTGTTATTGTCTTAGTTGCATTGCTCTTGTATTGCTATGTTGTGCGTTTGAAAGCACAAACGATATTAACCACTAAAGAGGCCTAA
- a CDS encoding type 1 glutamine amidotransferase produces the protein MKVHFIIHEAYEGPGALLSWAEERNYSVTSSKVYLGEALPEESNAIDLLIVLGGPQCPATTVEESPYFNASEEVSFIHSCIESDKAVLGICLGAQLIGESLGAKFEQSPNKEIGYFPIALTESGRQHPHLSHFNATEIVGHWHNDMPGLTPTSKVLATSAGCPRQIVEYSPLVYGFQCHLEFTAASLADLITVSHDEFERIGHHNYIQKPEIIRSSSSLAMNALLFGFMDELILSYETK, from the coding sequence ATGAAAGTACACTTTATTATCCATGAAGCATATGAAGGACCAGGGGCACTTTTAAGCTGGGCAGAAGAGCGAAATTATAGCGTCACTAGTAGTAAAGTTTATCTGGGAGAAGCATTACCTGAAGAGAGTAATGCTATTGACTTGTTAATAGTTTTAGGTGGACCACAATGCCCTGCAACGACAGTAGAAGAATCTCCTTATTTTAACGCAAGTGAAGAGGTATCTTTTATCCATAGCTGTATTGAAAGTGATAAAGCAGTGTTAGGTATTTGTTTGGGCGCTCAGCTCATTGGTGAGTCATTAGGGGCTAAATTCGAACAAAGCCCCAACAAAGAAATAGGTTACTTCCCTATAGCGTTAACTGAGTCGGGTAGACAGCATCCACATTTATCACATTTTAATGCGACTGAAATTGTAGGTCATTGGCATAACGACATGCCGGGTTTAACGCCAACGAGTAAAGTGTTGGCAACAAGTGCCGGCTGTCCGAGACAGATCGTTGAGTATTCACCGTTAGTTTATGGTTTTCAATGCCACTTAGAATTCACCGCTGCATCGCTGGCGGATTTAATTACGGTCTCTCACGATGAATTTGAAAGAATCGGTCACCATAACTATATACAAAAACCTGAGATTATTAGGTCCAGCAGCAGCTTGGCTATGAATGCTTTATTGTTTGGATTTATGGATGAATTAATCCTTTCATATGAAACGAAATAA
- a CDS encoding carbohydrate porin, with amino-acid sequence MKIYNSVLLGCLLTSSTAVWADTSEQRIEQLEKKIAKLEKQDTEDQKKISSLTPDIKIGGAVRVNYNYSDSNKDRGGDLDFSLFRLDLNGTIGDIRLSAEYRWYTYMDVVHHAYAAYQFNENWEGQIGVTKVPFGNLDYNSNSFFFSDAFYAGLEDDYDAGLKFIGKFDNHDIRLAYFLNDEAGGSGTNARYSFDVVGLTDLDENGAIIDPFAAPTVGLSESNTINLRYTYTFDNDVVKTEVGGSFLTGELEGATDSLGDRTAYAVHLKSNMNNFTLMLQYTDYDYDLDNGDDFVTVGAYAYNDSMPTSATIYNINLAYSYDVDFGAFDNLTFYNDYTVMTDKSGNFKEDTQMNVFGVGVTAGPIFGWVDYVAGTNQPFNNGTLVGDSTEWEHQLNIQIGYYF; translated from the coding sequence ATGAAAATTTACAATAGCGTATTACTTGGTTGTTTACTTACCAGCTCAACGGCGGTTTGGGCTGATACTTCAGAGCAACGCATAGAGCAACTTGAAAAGAAAATTGCCAAATTAGAGAAGCAGGACACAGAGGACCAAAAGAAAATATCGTCATTGACACCCGACATAAAAATCGGCGGTGCGGTTCGCGTGAATTACAACTACAGCGACTCAAATAAAGATCGAGGGGGAGATTTAGATTTTTCTCTCTTTCGCCTTGACCTCAACGGTACCATTGGAGATATTAGATTATCAGCTGAATATCGTTGGTATACGTATATGGATGTAGTTCATCATGCTTATGCTGCATATCAGTTTAATGAGAACTGGGAGGGGCAAATAGGTGTCACCAAGGTACCTTTTGGTAACTTAGACTATAACTCGAATAGCTTCTTCTTTAGTGATGCTTTTTATGCCGGTCTGGAAGATGACTACGATGCAGGTTTAAAATTTATCGGTAAATTCGACAATCACGATATTCGTCTTGCTTATTTTCTTAATGATGAAGCAGGTGGTAGTGGTACCAATGCCCGTTACAGTTTTGATGTTGTTGGTTTAACTGACCTTGATGAAAACGGCGCTATCATAGACCCTTTTGCTGCACCTACTGTGGGTCTGAGTGAAAGTAATACTATTAATCTTAGATACACCTACACCTTTGATAACGACGTTGTTAAAACCGAAGTTGGTGGCTCTTTTTTAACAGGGGAGCTTGAAGGCGCCACTGATTCGCTTGGCGACCGTACTGCCTATGCAGTACATCTAAAAAGCAACATGAATAACTTTACCTTGATGCTTCAATATACCGATTACGATTATGATTTAGACAATGGTGATGATTTTGTTACTGTTGGGGCTTATGCTTATAACGATAGTATGCCTACCTCGGCGACCATATATAACATAAACCTCGCGTATTCTTATGATGTCGATTTTGGCGCATTTGATAATCTCACTTTCTATAATGATTACACTGTAATGACTGATAAATCTGGAAATTTTAAAGAAGATACTCAGATGAATGTTTTTGGGGTAGGGGTAACTGCAGGGCCAATTTTTGGCTGGGTTGATTATGTTGCTGGTACAAACCAACCTTTTAATAATGGTACGCTTGTAGGCGATTCAACTGAATGGGAACACCAACTTAATATTCAGATAGGTTACTACTTCTAG
- a CDS encoding AraC family transcriptional regulator: MTIRQTKEANLLISERADFQVTAKIEQMAKGYIDRWHQHPWHQIAFPFEGILQTKVADSQFVIPHSGMLFIPANTPHESFVVTDTKFIGIYLNPQFQNHFPLTAKAISVTPFLRELVLHINHGVSNSIVSEEELSKLVAVLIDQISSGESYQMKLLLPSDRRLMIIFKALMTDPQLNTKLSDWAKQVGASERTLSRLFTKELGMTFPLWRQHLRLVSSLNLLETNLSVQEIAFKVGYNADSSFIYAFKKLFQQTPQQYRHSGFKLSSRINDK; the protein is encoded by the coding sequence ATGACAATCCGCCAAACAAAAGAAGCTAATCTGTTAATTAGTGAACGCGCTGATTTTCAAGTAACGGCAAAAATAGAACAAATGGCGAAAGGTTACATTGATAGATGGCACCAACACCCATGGCACCAAATTGCATTTCCCTTTGAAGGCATATTGCAAACCAAAGTTGCAGACAGTCAGTTTGTCATTCCTCATAGTGGTATGTTGTTTATTCCTGCCAATACACCCCATGAATCCTTTGTCGTGACGGATACAAAATTTATCGGGATTTATCTCAACCCTCAATTTCAGAATCATTTCCCACTAACAGCTAAGGCAATTTCTGTAACGCCGTTTCTAAGAGAATTAGTCCTGCATATCAATCATGGTGTTAGTAACTCGATCGTTTCTGAGGAAGAACTATCCAAACTAGTGGCAGTACTGATTGATCAAATCTCGAGTGGAGAGTCATACCAAATGAAACTGTTACTGCCGAGTGATCGACGGTTGATGATTATTTTCAAAGCATTGATGACAGATCCACAACTCAACACAAAGTTATCGGACTGGGCCAAGCAGGTGGGCGCATCAGAAAGAACGCTCTCAAGATTATTCACCAAAGAATTAGGTATGACATTCCCCCTTTGGCGCCAGCATCTGAGATTAGTCTCGTCGTTGAATTTACTGGAAACTAACCTTTCTGTGCAAGAAATTGCATTTAAAGTTGGCTATAACGCTGACTCATCATTTATTTATGCATTTAAAAAATTATTCCAACAAACACCGCAACAATATCGTCATAGTGGCTTTAAGCTTAGTTCTAGAATAAACGATAAATAG